The following are encoded in a window of Pagrus major chromosome 14, Pma_NU_1.0 genomic DNA:
- the cbll1 gene encoding E3 ubiquitin-protein ligase Hakai isoform X4, whose protein sequence is MDQSDNDLQGSDGSGSLGGPDVRRRIPIKLISKQPLRSKPQPRTQRPSSRPSKSEAGEDDNFGFKQEERFDCGAKSGDVFGSQRRFPQPLFWDYKLNLIGERDEVPIHFCDKCGLPIQLYGRMIPCKHVFCYDCAFLHEKKGEKMCPGLTLYNCTDPVQRIEQCQRGSLYMCSVVPGCKRTYLSQRDLQAHVNHRHMRQAKSSTGRQEPVHLPPASDVPDRFRVPPPHLPKNHVHLPNPLQHSSHDPYSQPPPPSGHEAPPPASALGPETFRIATVTTRKHSNLITVPIQDDSSSSRDSHSGGPGPGQPPHHHPGEYPGQPPVVSHSHHMMAPPQQHFGPPPPPPPPISHPMQHPPQGSGTPHMVYNQAPPPPMSTAPPPITPPPGHIMGQMPPYMNHPPPGPPPQHSGPPVNQPPPHHYNPNSMQQFPEDQGTLSPPFSQPGGLSPGMWPAPRGPPPPRMQGPPPQGQMPGPHHPDQGRYRPYYQ, encoded by the exons ATGGACCAAAGCG ACAATGATCTTCAAGGAAGCGACGGCTCTGGGAGTTTGGGTGGCCCAGATGTTCGCAGACGAATCCCCATCAAGCTCATATCCAAGCAGCCCCTAAGGAGCAAACCTCAGCCGCGCACCCAGAGGCCGAGCAGCAGGCCATCTAAAAGTGAGGCTGGCGAAGATG ATAACTTTGGCTTCAAGCAGGAGGAGCGGTTCGACTGTGGCGCTAAATCTGGTGATGTGTTTGGCAGTCAGAGGAGATTCCCCCAGCCACTGTTTTGGGACTATAAG TTAAATTTGATTGGAGAACGGGATGAAGTACCAATTCACTTTTGTGATAAATGTGGTCTTCCTATCCAGCTATATGGACGGATg ATCCcatgcaaacatgttttctgctACGACTGTGCTTTTCTTCatgagaagaaaggagagaagatgTGCCCTGG CCTCACCTTGTACAACTGCACAGACCCGGTGCAGCGCATCGAGCAGTGCCAGCGTGGATCTCTCTACATGTGCAGTGTTGTGCCGGGATGCAAGCGCACCTACCTGTCTCAGCGTGACCTGCAGGCCCATGTCAACCACCGCCACATGAGGCAAGCCAAGTCTTCCACTGGCCGCCAGGAGCCCGTGCACCTGCCCCCTGCGTCCGATGTCCCTGACCGGTTCCGTGTGCCTCCCCCTCACTTACCCAAGAACCATGTTCACCTCCCCAACCCACTTCAGCACAGCAGTCATGACCCCTATAGTCAGCCGCCCCCACCCTCCGGTCATGAAGCCCCGCCACCAGCCTCCGCTCTTGGCCCTGAGACATTCCGCATTGCCACGGTAACAACCCGTAAACACAGCAATCTCATCACTGTGCCCATTCAAGATGACTCCTCTTCGTCTCGGGACTCCCACTCTGGTGGGCCAGGCCCTGGTCagcccccccaccaccaccccggGGAATATCCTGGCCAGCCACCCGTAGTGTCCCACTCTCACCACATGATGGCACCACCGCAGCAGCACTTTGGCCCCCCACCTCCACCGCCGCCTCCTATCAGCCACCCCATGCAGCATCCTCCCCAGGGCTCTGGGACACCACACATGGTGTACAACCAGGCCCCACCTCCCCCCATGTCCACAGCTCCCCCACCAATCACTCCACCACCAGGGCACATCATGGGCCAGATGCCCCCCTATATGAACCATCCGCCCCCAGGTCCTCCACCACAACACAGTGGCCCCCCTGTCAACCAACCCCCACCTCATCATTACAACCCCAACTCCATGCAGCAGTTCCCTGAAGACCAGGGCACACTCAGTCCCCCTTTCAGCCAGCCAGGAGGGCTCAGTCCTGGGATGTGGCCCGCTCCGAGAGGGCCCCCACCGCCACGAATGCAGGGTCCTCCTCCCCAGGGCCAGATGCCTGGACCGCACCACCCAGATCAGGGCCGCTACCGACCTTATTACCAGTAA
- the cbll1 gene encoding E3 ubiquitin-protein ligase Hakai isoform X3, whose translation MDQSADNDLQGSDGSGSLGGPDVRRRIPIKLISKQPLRSKPQPRTQRPSSRPSKSEAGEDDNFGFKQEERFDCGAKSGDVFGSQRRFPQPLFWDYKLNLIGERDEVPIHFCDKCGLPIQLYGRMIPCKHVFCYDCAFLHEKKGEKMCPGLTLYNCTDPVQRIEQCQRGSLYMCSVVPGCKRTYLSQRDLQAHVNHRHMRQAKSSTGRQEPVHLPPASDVPDRFRVPPPHLPKNHVHLPNPLQHSSHDPYSQPPPPSGHEAPPPASALGPETFRIATVTTRKHSNLITVPIQDDSSSSRDSHSGGPGPGQPPHHHPGEYPGQPPVVSHSHHMMAPPQQHFGPPPPPPPPISHPMQHPPQGSGTPHMVYNQAPPPPMSTAPPPITPPPGHIMGQMPPYMNHPPPGPPPQHSGPPVNQPPPHHYNPNSMQQFPEDQGTLSPPFSQPGGLSPGMWPAPRGPPPPRMQGPPPQGQMPGPHHPDQGRYRPYYQ comes from the exons ATGGACCAAAGCG CAGACAATGATCTTCAAGGAAGCGACGGCTCTGGGAGTTTGGGTGGCCCAGATGTTCGCAGACGAATCCCCATCAAGCTCATATCCAAGCAGCCCCTAAGGAGCAAACCTCAGCCGCGCACCCAGAGGCCGAGCAGCAGGCCATCTAAAAGTGAGGCTGGCGAAGATG ATAACTTTGGCTTCAAGCAGGAGGAGCGGTTCGACTGTGGCGCTAAATCTGGTGATGTGTTTGGCAGTCAGAGGAGATTCCCCCAGCCACTGTTTTGGGACTATAAG TTAAATTTGATTGGAGAACGGGATGAAGTACCAATTCACTTTTGTGATAAATGTGGTCTTCCTATCCAGCTATATGGACGGATg ATCCcatgcaaacatgttttctgctACGACTGTGCTTTTCTTCatgagaagaaaggagagaagatgTGCCCTGG CCTCACCTTGTACAACTGCACAGACCCGGTGCAGCGCATCGAGCAGTGCCAGCGTGGATCTCTCTACATGTGCAGTGTTGTGCCGGGATGCAAGCGCACCTACCTGTCTCAGCGTGACCTGCAGGCCCATGTCAACCACCGCCACATGAGGCAAGCCAAGTCTTCCACTGGCCGCCAGGAGCCCGTGCACCTGCCCCCTGCGTCCGATGTCCCTGACCGGTTCCGTGTGCCTCCCCCTCACTTACCCAAGAACCATGTTCACCTCCCCAACCCACTTCAGCACAGCAGTCATGACCCCTATAGTCAGCCGCCCCCACCCTCCGGTCATGAAGCCCCGCCACCAGCCTCCGCTCTTGGCCCTGAGACATTCCGCATTGCCACGGTAACAACCCGTAAACACAGCAATCTCATCACTGTGCCCATTCAAGATGACTCCTCTTCGTCTCGGGACTCCCACTCTGGTGGGCCAGGCCCTGGTCagcccccccaccaccaccccggGGAATATCCTGGCCAGCCACCCGTAGTGTCCCACTCTCACCACATGATGGCACCACCGCAGCAGCACTTTGGCCCCCCACCTCCACCGCCGCCTCCTATCAGCCACCCCATGCAGCATCCTCCCCAGGGCTCTGGGACACCACACATGGTGTACAACCAGGCCCCACCTCCCCCCATGTCCACAGCTCCCCCACCAATCACTCCACCACCAGGGCACATCATGGGCCAGATGCCCCCCTATATGAACCATCCGCCCCCAGGTCCTCCACCACAACACAGTGGCCCCCCTGTCAACCAACCCCCACCTCATCATTACAACCCCAACTCCATGCAGCAGTTCCCTGAAGACCAGGGCACACTCAGTCCCCCTTTCAGCCAGCCAGGAGGGCTCAGTCCTGGGATGTGGCCCGCTCCGAGAGGGCCCCCACCGCCACGAATGCAGGGTCCTCCTCCCCAGGGCCAGATGCCTGGACCGCACCACCCAGATCAGGGCCGCTACCGACCTTATTACCAGTAA
- the LOC141008335 gene encoding chloride anion exchanger-like isoform X2, translated as MLTYFFLGTSRHISVGSFPVLSLMIGAVVTRLVPDGGPSANITGFEGLNMTQQRVLVASSVTFLTGIFQLAMGLLQVGFIVMYLSDTLVSGFTTAAAVHILVSQLKFVLGLVVPGISGPLSIIYTLEKIFVQITSTNICDLVMSIVIMVIVFIVKEMNDMYKAKLPVPIPIEVIMTIIACGVSYGLNFKERYGIDIVGKMVSGYEAPIAPDMQVFQESAVEAFPIAIVGFAVAFSVAKVYSIKHDYTIDGNQELIAFGVSNIFGASFRSFAASTALSRSAVQESSGGKTQIAGLISAMMAMIVTVALGFLLEPLPTSVLGALVIVNLKGMLMQFREIPYLWRRDKPECVVWVGTCLGATLLGLDIGLAVGLGVELLTVIFRTQFPRCSVLANIPGTDLYRDRKDYLNIFEPKGVKIFRIPSPLFFANIEFFKDKLVEAVGFNPLRVLRKRNKAFRKIKKLLQKNSDDITEKGLRDLFSQPTDESEMKTDELDLSIDLKDLPFRMDWNAELAANMSVPRVDIHSLILDFAAVSFLDISALKGLKMVLKDFTRIDVDVYIVSCDVYILEKLHSCMFFDDEIQTSIFFPTLHDAMLHVLEQHGEGKHKVN; from the exons ATGCTAACATATTTCTTCCTGGGTACTTCAAGACACATATCTGTAG GCTCCTTCCCGGTCCTGAGCCTGATGATAGGAGCTGTGGTGACCCGTCTGGTCCCAGACGGCGGACCATCTGCCAACATCACTGGCTTCGAGGGCCTGAACATGACCCAGCAGAGAGTCCTAGTGGCCTCCTCTGTGACCTTCCTCACAGGGATTTTCCAG CTTGCCATGGGTCTTCTGCAGGTGGGCTTTATTGTCATGTACCTGTCTGACACTCTGGTATCTGGCTTcaccactgcagctgctgtccaCATCCTGGTGTCCCAGCTCAAGTTTGTATTAGGGCTGGTTGTCCCAGGCATCAGTGGACCACTGTCTATCATATAT ACCCTCGAGAAGATCTTTGTCCAGATCACCTCCACCAACATCTGCGACCTGGTGATGTCCATCGTCATCATGGTGATAGTGTTCATTGTGAAAGAGATGAATGACATGTACAAAGCCAAGCTGCCTGTTCCCATCCCCATAGAGGTTATCATG ACTATCATAGCTTGTGGGGTGTCCTATGGCTTAAACTTCAAGGAAAGATACGGTATTGACATTGTCGGCAAAATGGTCAGTGG GTATGAGGCTCCCATTGCGCCTGATATGCAAGTGTTCCAGGAGAGTGCTGTGGAGGCCTTTCCTATAGCCATAGTGGGGTTTGCAGTTGCGTTCTCTGTGGCCAAAGTCTACTCTATCAAACATGATTACACCATCGATGGGAACCAG GAGCTCATTGCATTTGGGGTTAGCAACATATTTGGTGCAAGCTTCAGGTCGTTTGCAGCCAGCACTGCACTCTCCAGGTCGGCTGTGCAGGAGAGCTCAGGAGGCAAAACACag ATTGCAGGGCTGATCTCGGCCATGATGGCAATGATTGTAACTGTGGCACTCGGCTTCCTGCTGGAGCCGCTTCCAACG TCTGTCTTGGGGGCATTGGTCATCGTCAACCTGAAGGGAATGCTGATGCAGTTCAGAGAAATCCCATACTTGTGGAGGCGGGACAAACCAGAATGTGTAG TGTGGGTGGGAACATGTCTGGGTGCCACCCTGCTGGGACTGGATATCGGTCTGGCGGTGGGCTTGGGGGTGGAGCTGCTCACTGTCATCTTCAGGACTCAATT CCCTCGCTGTTCTGTCCTGGCTAACATCCCAGGGACCGACCTCTACAGAGATCGTAAAGATTACCTGAAC ATTTTCGAACCAAAGGGAGTAAAGATCTTCAGGATACCCTCGCCTCTCTTCTTCGCCAATATTGAGTTCTTCAAGGACAAACTTGTAGAAGCT GTTGGGTTTAACCCTCTGAGGGTTTTGAGGAAAAGGAACAAAGCTTTCAGAAAGATCAAGAAACTGCTGCAGAAAAACAGTGATGATATTACTGAG AAAGGCCTGAGGGATTTATTCAGCCAGCCGACTGATGAATCTGAAATGAAGACGGATGAGCTGGATCTGTCCATCGACCTCAAGGACCTTCCTTTCCGGATGGACTGGAACGCTGAGCTTGCAGCGAACATGAGTGTTCCCAGAGTGGACATCCACAGCCTGATCCTGGACTTCGCTGCCGTCTCCTTCCTGGACATCTCTGCTCTGAAGGGGCTCAAAATG GTACTCAAAGACTTCACCCGTATCGATGtggatgtttacattgtttcttGTGATG TGTACATCCTGGAGAAACTACACAGCTGTATGTTCTTCGATGATGAGATTCAGACCTCCATTTTCTTCCCAACCCTTCATGATGCCATGCTGCATGTTCTGGAACAACACGGGGAGGGCAAACATAAAG TTAACTGA
- the cbll1 gene encoding E3 ubiquitin-protein ligase Hakai isoform X2, with amino-acid sequence MTDDFRFDNIKLTGHSKLSDVTNFECVILGYHNREGFVNNDLQGSDGSGSLGGPDVRRRIPIKLISKQPLRSKPQPRTQRPSSRPSKNNFGFKQEERFDCGAKSGDVFGSQRRFPQPLFWDYKLNLIGERDEVPIHFCDKCGLPIQLYGRMIPCKHVFCYDCAFLHEKKGEKMCPGLTLYNCTDPVQRIEQCQRGSLYMCSVVPGCKRTYLSQRDLQAHVNHRHMRQAKSSTGRQEPVHLPPASDVPDRFRVPPPHLPKNHVHLPNPLQHSSHDPYSQPPPPSGHEAPPPASALGPETFRIATVTTRKHSNLITVPIQDDSSSSRDSHSGGPGPGQPPHHHPGEYPGQPPVVSHSHHMMAPPQQHFGPPPPPPPPISHPMQHPPQGSGTPHMVYNQAPPPPMSTAPPPITPPPGHIMGQMPPYMNHPPPGPPPQHSGPPVNQPPPHHYNPNSMQQFPEDQGTLSPPFSQPGGLSPGMWPAPRGPPPPRMQGPPPQGQMPGPHHPDQGRYRPYYQ; translated from the exons ATGACAGATGACTTTCGATTTGATAACATTAAGCTAACTGGTCACTCAAAGTTATCAGACGTGACCAACTTTGAATGTGTCATTCTTGGCTACCACAACCGTGAGGGTTTTGTCA ACAATGATCTTCAAGGAAGCGACGGCTCTGGGAGTTTGGGTGGCCCAGATGTTCGCAGACGAATCCCCATCAAGCTCATATCCAAGCAGCCCCTAAGGAGCAAACCTCAGCCGCGCACCCAGAGGCCGAGCAGCAGGCCATCTAAAA ATAACTTTGGCTTCAAGCAGGAGGAGCGGTTCGACTGTGGCGCTAAATCTGGTGATGTGTTTGGCAGTCAGAGGAGATTCCCCCAGCCACTGTTTTGGGACTATAAG TTAAATTTGATTGGAGAACGGGATGAAGTACCAATTCACTTTTGTGATAAATGTGGTCTTCCTATCCAGCTATATGGACGGATg ATCCcatgcaaacatgttttctgctACGACTGTGCTTTTCTTCatgagaagaaaggagagaagatgTGCCCTGG CCTCACCTTGTACAACTGCACAGACCCGGTGCAGCGCATCGAGCAGTGCCAGCGTGGATCTCTCTACATGTGCAGTGTTGTGCCGGGATGCAAGCGCACCTACCTGTCTCAGCGTGACCTGCAGGCCCATGTCAACCACCGCCACATGAGGCAAGCCAAGTCTTCCACTGGCCGCCAGGAGCCCGTGCACCTGCCCCCTGCGTCCGATGTCCCTGACCGGTTCCGTGTGCCTCCCCCTCACTTACCCAAGAACCATGTTCACCTCCCCAACCCACTTCAGCACAGCAGTCATGACCCCTATAGTCAGCCGCCCCCACCCTCCGGTCATGAAGCCCCGCCACCAGCCTCCGCTCTTGGCCCTGAGACATTCCGCATTGCCACGGTAACAACCCGTAAACACAGCAATCTCATCACTGTGCCCATTCAAGATGACTCCTCTTCGTCTCGGGACTCCCACTCTGGTGGGCCAGGCCCTGGTCagcccccccaccaccaccccggGGAATATCCTGGCCAGCCACCCGTAGTGTCCCACTCTCACCACATGATGGCACCACCGCAGCAGCACTTTGGCCCCCCACCTCCACCGCCGCCTCCTATCAGCCACCCCATGCAGCATCCTCCCCAGGGCTCTGGGACACCACACATGGTGTACAACCAGGCCCCACCTCCCCCCATGTCCACAGCTCCCCCACCAATCACTCCACCACCAGGGCACATCATGGGCCAGATGCCCCCCTATATGAACCATCCGCCCCCAGGTCCTCCACCACAACACAGTGGCCCCCCTGTCAACCAACCCCCACCTCATCATTACAACCCCAACTCCATGCAGCAGTTCCCTGAAGACCAGGGCACACTCAGTCCCCCTTTCAGCCAGCCAGGAGGGCTCAGTCCTGGGATGTGGCCCGCTCCGAGAGGGCCCCCACCGCCACGAATGCAGGGTCCTCCTCCCCAGGGCCAGATGCCTGGACCGCACCACCCAGATCAGGGCCGCTACCGACCTTATTACCAGTAA
- the cbll1 gene encoding E3 ubiquitin-protein ligase Hakai isoform X1 → MTDDFRFDNIKLTGHSKLSDVTNFECVILGYHNREGFVNNDLQGSDGSGSLGGPDVRRRIPIKLISKQPLRSKPQPRTQRPSSRPSKSEAGEDDNFGFKQEERFDCGAKSGDVFGSQRRFPQPLFWDYKLNLIGERDEVPIHFCDKCGLPIQLYGRMIPCKHVFCYDCAFLHEKKGEKMCPGLTLYNCTDPVQRIEQCQRGSLYMCSVVPGCKRTYLSQRDLQAHVNHRHMRQAKSSTGRQEPVHLPPASDVPDRFRVPPPHLPKNHVHLPNPLQHSSHDPYSQPPPPSGHEAPPPASALGPETFRIATVTTRKHSNLITVPIQDDSSSSRDSHSGGPGPGQPPHHHPGEYPGQPPVVSHSHHMMAPPQQHFGPPPPPPPPISHPMQHPPQGSGTPHMVYNQAPPPPMSTAPPPITPPPGHIMGQMPPYMNHPPPGPPPQHSGPPVNQPPPHHYNPNSMQQFPEDQGTLSPPFSQPGGLSPGMWPAPRGPPPPRMQGPPPQGQMPGPHHPDQGRYRPYYQ, encoded by the exons ATGACAGATGACTTTCGATTTGATAACATTAAGCTAACTGGTCACTCAAAGTTATCAGACGTGACCAACTTTGAATGTGTCATTCTTGGCTACCACAACCGTGAGGGTTTTGTCA ACAATGATCTTCAAGGAAGCGACGGCTCTGGGAGTTTGGGTGGCCCAGATGTTCGCAGACGAATCCCCATCAAGCTCATATCCAAGCAGCCCCTAAGGAGCAAACCTCAGCCGCGCACCCAGAGGCCGAGCAGCAGGCCATCTAAAAGTGAGGCTGGCGAAGATG ATAACTTTGGCTTCAAGCAGGAGGAGCGGTTCGACTGTGGCGCTAAATCTGGTGATGTGTTTGGCAGTCAGAGGAGATTCCCCCAGCCACTGTTTTGGGACTATAAG TTAAATTTGATTGGAGAACGGGATGAAGTACCAATTCACTTTTGTGATAAATGTGGTCTTCCTATCCAGCTATATGGACGGATg ATCCcatgcaaacatgttttctgctACGACTGTGCTTTTCTTCatgagaagaaaggagagaagatgTGCCCTGG CCTCACCTTGTACAACTGCACAGACCCGGTGCAGCGCATCGAGCAGTGCCAGCGTGGATCTCTCTACATGTGCAGTGTTGTGCCGGGATGCAAGCGCACCTACCTGTCTCAGCGTGACCTGCAGGCCCATGTCAACCACCGCCACATGAGGCAAGCCAAGTCTTCCACTGGCCGCCAGGAGCCCGTGCACCTGCCCCCTGCGTCCGATGTCCCTGACCGGTTCCGTGTGCCTCCCCCTCACTTACCCAAGAACCATGTTCACCTCCCCAACCCACTTCAGCACAGCAGTCATGACCCCTATAGTCAGCCGCCCCCACCCTCCGGTCATGAAGCCCCGCCACCAGCCTCCGCTCTTGGCCCTGAGACATTCCGCATTGCCACGGTAACAACCCGTAAACACAGCAATCTCATCACTGTGCCCATTCAAGATGACTCCTCTTCGTCTCGGGACTCCCACTCTGGTGGGCCAGGCCCTGGTCagcccccccaccaccaccccggGGAATATCCTGGCCAGCCACCCGTAGTGTCCCACTCTCACCACATGATGGCACCACCGCAGCAGCACTTTGGCCCCCCACCTCCACCGCCGCCTCCTATCAGCCACCCCATGCAGCATCCTCCCCAGGGCTCTGGGACACCACACATGGTGTACAACCAGGCCCCACCTCCCCCCATGTCCACAGCTCCCCCACCAATCACTCCACCACCAGGGCACATCATGGGCCAGATGCCCCCCTATATGAACCATCCGCCCCCAGGTCCTCCACCACAACACAGTGGCCCCCCTGTCAACCAACCCCCACCTCATCATTACAACCCCAACTCCATGCAGCAGTTCCCTGAAGACCAGGGCACACTCAGTCCCCCTTTCAGCCAGCCAGGAGGGCTCAGTCCTGGGATGTGGCCCGCTCCGAGAGGGCCCCCACCGCCACGAATGCAGGGTCCTCCTCCCCAGGGCCAGATGCCTGGACCGCACCACCCAGATCAGGGCCGCTACCGACCTTATTACCAGTAA
- the LOC141008335 gene encoding chloride anion exchanger-like isoform X1 → MLTYFFLGTSRHISVGSFPVLSLMIGAVVTRLVPDGGPSANITGFEGLNMTQQRVLVASSVTFLTGIFQLAMGLLQVGFIVMYLSDTLVSGFTTAAAVHILVSQLKFVLGLVVPGISGPLSIIYTLEKIFVQITSTNICDLVMSIVIMVIVFIVKEMNDMYKAKLPVPIPIEVIMTIIACGVSYGLNFKERYGIDIVGKMVSGYEAPIAPDMQVFQESAVEAFPIAIVGFAVAFSVAKVYSIKHDYTIDGNQELIAFGVSNIFGASFRSFAASTALSRSAVQESSGGKTQIAGLISAMMAMIVTVALGFLLEPLPTSVLGALVIVNLKGMLMQFREIPYLWRRDKPECVVWVGTCLGATLLGLDIGLAVGLGVELLTVIFRTQFPRCSVLANIPGTDLYRDRKDYLNIFEPKGVKIFRIPSPLFFANIEFFKDKLVEAVGFNPLRVLRKRNKAFRKIKKLLQKNSDDITEKGLRDLFSQPTDESEMKTDELDLSIDLKDLPFRMDWNAELAANMSVPRVDIHSLILDFAAVSFLDISALKGLKMVLKDFTRIDVDVYIVSCDVYILEKLHSCMFFDDEIQTSIFFPTLHDAMLHVLEQHGEGKHKGTVLTDTKL, encoded by the exons ATGCTAACATATTTCTTCCTGGGTACTTCAAGACACATATCTGTAG GCTCCTTCCCGGTCCTGAGCCTGATGATAGGAGCTGTGGTGACCCGTCTGGTCCCAGACGGCGGACCATCTGCCAACATCACTGGCTTCGAGGGCCTGAACATGACCCAGCAGAGAGTCCTAGTGGCCTCCTCTGTGACCTTCCTCACAGGGATTTTCCAG CTTGCCATGGGTCTTCTGCAGGTGGGCTTTATTGTCATGTACCTGTCTGACACTCTGGTATCTGGCTTcaccactgcagctgctgtccaCATCCTGGTGTCCCAGCTCAAGTTTGTATTAGGGCTGGTTGTCCCAGGCATCAGTGGACCACTGTCTATCATATAT ACCCTCGAGAAGATCTTTGTCCAGATCACCTCCACCAACATCTGCGACCTGGTGATGTCCATCGTCATCATGGTGATAGTGTTCATTGTGAAAGAGATGAATGACATGTACAAAGCCAAGCTGCCTGTTCCCATCCCCATAGAGGTTATCATG ACTATCATAGCTTGTGGGGTGTCCTATGGCTTAAACTTCAAGGAAAGATACGGTATTGACATTGTCGGCAAAATGGTCAGTGG GTATGAGGCTCCCATTGCGCCTGATATGCAAGTGTTCCAGGAGAGTGCTGTGGAGGCCTTTCCTATAGCCATAGTGGGGTTTGCAGTTGCGTTCTCTGTGGCCAAAGTCTACTCTATCAAACATGATTACACCATCGATGGGAACCAG GAGCTCATTGCATTTGGGGTTAGCAACATATTTGGTGCAAGCTTCAGGTCGTTTGCAGCCAGCACTGCACTCTCCAGGTCGGCTGTGCAGGAGAGCTCAGGAGGCAAAACACag ATTGCAGGGCTGATCTCGGCCATGATGGCAATGATTGTAACTGTGGCACTCGGCTTCCTGCTGGAGCCGCTTCCAACG TCTGTCTTGGGGGCATTGGTCATCGTCAACCTGAAGGGAATGCTGATGCAGTTCAGAGAAATCCCATACTTGTGGAGGCGGGACAAACCAGAATGTGTAG TGTGGGTGGGAACATGTCTGGGTGCCACCCTGCTGGGACTGGATATCGGTCTGGCGGTGGGCTTGGGGGTGGAGCTGCTCACTGTCATCTTCAGGACTCAATT CCCTCGCTGTTCTGTCCTGGCTAACATCCCAGGGACCGACCTCTACAGAGATCGTAAAGATTACCTGAAC ATTTTCGAACCAAAGGGAGTAAAGATCTTCAGGATACCCTCGCCTCTCTTCTTCGCCAATATTGAGTTCTTCAAGGACAAACTTGTAGAAGCT GTTGGGTTTAACCCTCTGAGGGTTTTGAGGAAAAGGAACAAAGCTTTCAGAAAGATCAAGAAACTGCTGCAGAAAAACAGTGATGATATTACTGAG AAAGGCCTGAGGGATTTATTCAGCCAGCCGACTGATGAATCTGAAATGAAGACGGATGAGCTGGATCTGTCCATCGACCTCAAGGACCTTCCTTTCCGGATGGACTGGAACGCTGAGCTTGCAGCGAACATGAGTGTTCCCAGAGTGGACATCCACAGCCTGATCCTGGACTTCGCTGCCGTCTCCTTCCTGGACATCTCTGCTCTGAAGGGGCTCAAAATG GTACTCAAAGACTTCACCCGTATCGATGtggatgtttacattgtttcttGTGATG TGTACATCCTGGAGAAACTACACAGCTGTATGTTCTTCGATGATGAGATTCAGACCTCCATTTTCTTCCCAACCCTTCATGATGCCATGCTGCATGTTCTGGAACAACACGGGGAGGGCAAACATAAAGGCACGGTG TTAACTGATACCAAACTCTAG